In Rhodothermus marinus DSM 4252, a single genomic region encodes these proteins:
- the greA gene encoding transcription elongation factor GreA, translating into MQDPKPVYLTREALQKLKEELHELKTKERARIAKAIAEARGHGDLSENAEYDAAKEAQGRLEARIAQIEQTIANARIVDENKIDTSKAYIFSKVRVKNLQTGAEQVFTLVSPQEVNLNEGKISVNSPIGKGLLGRSVGDVVEVKVPAGKVKLQILEISR; encoded by the coding sequence ATGCAGGATCCGAAGCCGGTTTACCTGACCAGGGAAGCGCTCCAGAAGCTCAAGGAAGAGCTGCACGAGCTGAAAACCAAAGAGCGGGCGCGCATTGCCAAGGCCATTGCCGAAGCGCGCGGTCATGGCGATCTGTCGGAAAATGCCGAATACGACGCGGCCAAAGAAGCCCAGGGCCGCCTGGAAGCCCGCATTGCGCAGATCGAGCAGACCATCGCCAACGCGCGCATCGTCGACGAGAACAAAATCGACACGAGCAAGGCATACATCTTTTCCAAAGTGCGCGTCAAGAACCTGCAGACCGGCGCCGAGCAGGTCTTCACGCTGGTATCGCCCCAGGAAGTGAACCTGAACGAAGGCAAGATATCGGTCAACAGCCCGATCGGCAAGGGACTGCTGGGACGCTCGGTGGGCGACGTGGTCGAGGTCAAGGTGCCGGCCGGCAAGGTCAAGCTGCAGATTCTGGAGATCTCGCGCTGA
- a CDS encoding BrxA/BrxB family bacilliredoxin, which translates to MPYPEELVRPMREELTRLGVEELRDAAAVDAAFEAAKEGTLLLVINSVCGCAAANARPAVALALQAPVNKPDRWVTVFAGQDLEATARAREYLAGIPPSSPFIALFKYGEPVFVLERRHIEGRSASAIAADLVQAFEKYCGTDVMPEDGPEMPEVDTYGPSVLPPTFRSIL; encoded by the coding sequence ATGCCTTATCCGGAAGAACTGGTCCGGCCCATGCGTGAAGAACTCACGCGGCTGGGCGTCGAAGAATTGCGGGATGCGGCCGCCGTCGATGCCGCTTTCGAAGCGGCCAAGGAAGGGACGTTGCTGCTGGTGATCAACTCGGTCTGCGGGTGTGCGGCGGCCAATGCGCGGCCGGCCGTGGCGCTGGCGCTGCAGGCACCGGTAAACAAACCGGACCGCTGGGTGACGGTGTTTGCCGGACAGGACCTGGAGGCCACGGCCCGGGCGCGGGAATACCTGGCCGGCATTCCGCCTTCGTCGCCGTTTATTGCCCTGTTCAAGTACGGCGAGCCTGTTTTTGTGCTGGAGCGCCGTCACATCGAAGGCCGGAGCGCCAGCGCCATTGCGGCGGACCTGGTGCAGGCCTTCGAAAAGTACTGCGGCACCGACGTCATGCCCGAAGATGGACCGGAAATGCCGGAAGTCGATACATACGGCCCCTCGGTGCTGCCGCCAACCTTCCGTTCGATTCTCTGA
- a CDS encoding PAS domain S-box protein gives MLDDETIPMKEEAPVSKEQRRARVEHAIVEAARLLVAPDPLDMEALLRILGEATDAASVYFVGVPQSGEAQDYSYTVWHRQQPKTPHWWQELEARLRKYFPTPATQDEVHQLGENLLVVPVLSAEDEFYGYLGLEFADGLSEARQEEARLLEVLGGLLATYFDRRATEVARRESEERWRRLVEQLPEPILLVARDALVYLNPAGRRLLGAEAEEDLTGRSLLDFFSADQYDEVARQLRRLEAGEAVPPFEGSLIRFDGEERIVEITAARVLFQGHPVVQLILRDLTERRRAEERYRAFVSTITEGIFRIELRQPVATTTLPDLQVEHLYQHGYLAECNAVMARWLGAERPEEVAGRPLSSLRHYFRPRYLREFVQRGYQVHGEEYALSGKQGMRYFVVNAVGTVERDRLVRVWGSAVEVTERVELERRMVQTLEEQQQAIGRDLHDGVGQLLTSVRMLSENLATRLQAEQHELAELAQKVVRFAQEASEGVRTIYRGLTPAQLYTEDLTLALEELAYNTNALPGIRCRFETDGQVSIDNQEVKLHLYRIAQEAINNALKHAQASEIVLTLRRRDDVIELCVADNGCGLDPSRARADSLGLKTMYYRARTIGGTLRIHSRPGEGTTICCRIPVGEMHGTT, from the coding sequence ATGCTGGATGACGAAACCATTCCCATGAAAGAGGAAGCGCCGGTTTCGAAAGAACAGCGGCGTGCCCGGGTGGAGCATGCCATCGTGGAGGCGGCCCGGCTGCTGGTGGCTCCGGATCCGCTCGACATGGAGGCCCTGCTGCGGATTCTGGGCGAGGCGACCGACGCGGCATCGGTCTACTTCGTGGGCGTGCCGCAATCGGGGGAGGCGCAGGATTATTCCTATACCGTCTGGCATCGACAGCAGCCGAAGACACCGCACTGGTGGCAGGAGCTGGAAGCGCGGCTCCGGAAATACTTTCCGACGCCAGCCACGCAGGACGAAGTGCATCAGCTTGGCGAAAACCTGCTGGTGGTGCCGGTACTCTCGGCCGAAGATGAATTTTACGGCTATCTGGGACTGGAATTCGCCGACGGACTATCGGAGGCGCGTCAGGAGGAGGCCCGGCTGCTGGAAGTGCTGGGAGGCCTGCTGGCCACTTACTTCGATCGCAGGGCTACCGAAGTGGCCCGTCGAGAAAGTGAAGAACGGTGGCGGCGGCTGGTAGAGCAGCTGCCCGAGCCGATCCTGCTGGTGGCCCGTGACGCGCTGGTTTATCTCAACCCGGCCGGACGGCGGCTGCTGGGGGCCGAGGCCGAGGAAGATCTGACCGGACGTTCACTCCTGGATTTTTTCTCGGCGGATCAGTACGACGAGGTCGCCCGCCAGCTTCGACGCCTGGAGGCGGGCGAGGCGGTGCCGCCTTTTGAGGGCTCGTTAATTCGTTTTGACGGTGAGGAGCGGATCGTTGAGATCACGGCGGCACGGGTGCTCTTCCAGGGCCATCCCGTGGTCCAGCTCATTCTGCGCGACCTGACCGAGCGGCGGCGGGCCGAAGAGCGTTACCGGGCTTTTGTCAGCACGATCACCGAGGGCATCTTTCGGATTGAGTTGCGGCAGCCGGTGGCCACGACCACGCTGCCGGATTTGCAGGTGGAGCACCTCTATCAGCATGGCTATCTGGCCGAATGCAATGCGGTGATGGCGCGCTGGCTGGGGGCTGAGCGCCCCGAGGAGGTGGCCGGTCGTCCGCTTTCATCGCTCCGGCACTACTTCCGTCCGCGTTACCTGCGTGAGTTCGTGCAGCGGGGCTATCAGGTGCACGGCGAGGAATATGCGCTGTCGGGCAAGCAGGGCATGCGTTACTTCGTGGTCAATGCCGTGGGGACGGTGGAGCGGGATCGGCTGGTGCGCGTCTGGGGCAGCGCCGTCGAAGTGACGGAACGGGTGGAACTGGAGCGCCGCATGGTCCAGACGCTGGAGGAGCAGCAGCAGGCTATCGGGCGCGATCTGCACGACGGCGTCGGGCAGTTGCTGACAAGCGTCCGTATGCTCAGCGAGAACCTGGCCACGCGCCTGCAGGCCGAGCAGCACGAACTGGCCGAGCTGGCCCAGAAGGTCGTGCGTTTCGCTCAGGAAGCCTCCGAGGGGGTGCGAACAATCTACCGGGGGCTGACGCCGGCCCAGCTCTACACGGAAGATCTGACGCTGGCCCTGGAAGAACTGGCCTACAACACGAACGCCCTGCCCGGAATTCGCTGCCGGTTTGAAACGGATGGGCAGGTGTCGATCGACAATCAGGAAGTCAAGCTGCACCTGTACCGTATTGCCCAGGAAGCCATCAACAACGCGCTCAAACATGCGCAGGCTTCGGAGATCGTGCTGACACTGCGCCGTCGGGACGATGTCATTGAACTCTGTGTGGCCGACAACGGCTGCGGCCTCGATCCGAGCCGGGCCCGCGCCGACTCGCTGGGATTGAAAACCATGTACTACCGGGCGCGCACGATCGGCGGTACGCTGCGCATTCATTCGCGACCGGGCGAAGGGACCACCATCTGCTGTCGCATCCCGGTGGGTGAAATGCACGGAACTACCTGA
- a CDS encoding C40 family peptidase, which yields MIGFVSIQPTTLQVIRAARLRFHHLLLLLGWLVLVGCRTAAPPPAPTSGAADVRARLLAELERWEGTPHRWGGLDHRGIDCSGLVVRVYQDAFGLTLPRTTEAQARIGRPVSRQALQAGDLVFFRLDRKNRHVGIYLGDGRFFHAASSTGVTVSRLDEPYWRRHYWTARRVLDVTEDAPPDRPAPTIGW from the coding sequence ATGATCGGATTCGTTTCCATTCAACCGACAACCCTGCAGGTTATACGAGCCGCCAGACTTCGGTTCCACCATCTGCTGCTACTGCTGGGCTGGCTGGTACTCGTGGGTTGCCGCACGGCCGCCCCGCCGCCGGCGCCGACGTCCGGCGCCGCCGACGTGCGGGCGCGCCTGCTGGCCGAGCTGGAGCGCTGGGAGGGCACGCCCCACCGCTGGGGTGGGCTCGACCACCGGGGCATCGACTGCTCGGGGCTGGTCGTGCGCGTCTACCAGGACGCCTTCGGGCTGACGCTGCCCCGCACCACCGAAGCACAGGCCCGCATCGGCCGACCCGTATCCCGCCAGGCGTTGCAGGCCGGCGACCTTGTGTTTTTTCGACTGGATCGCAAAAACCGACATGTAGGCATCTATCTCGGCGACGGCCGCTTTTTCCATGCGGCCAGCTCGACCGGCGTTACCGTCTCGCGCCTCGATGAACCCTACTGGCGACGCCACTACTGGACGGCCCGGCGCGTGCTCGACGTCACCGAGGACGCTCCGCCTGACCGCCCGGCCCCGACCATCGGCTGGTAG
- a CDS encoding YtxH domain-containing protein, with protein sequence MRVSWPVAICAFAAGVVTGLLLAPRAGHETRRELASKARARLHELEEQLHGVESHLRRVEQQLQTLGERFRKAAASEAWQLENRDIARELPRMPHG encoded by the coding sequence ATGCGTGTATCCTGGCCTGTTGCGATCTGTGCCTTTGCGGCCGGCGTGGTGACCGGCCTGCTGCTGGCGCCCCGGGCGGGGCATGAAACCCGTCGTGAACTGGCGAGCAAAGCGCGTGCCCGGCTGCATGAGCTGGAGGAGCAGCTTCACGGCGTGGAGTCGCACCTCCGACGGGTGGAGCAGCAACTGCAGACGCTGGGCGAACGCTTCCGCAAGGCCGCGGCGTCGGAGGCCTGGCAGCTGGAAAACAGGGACATCGCCCGCGAGCTGCCCCGCATGCCCCACGGCTGA
- a CDS encoding response regulator transcription factor produces MMHSLLRENTGAQSDRIRVVIVDDHPAIREALSDTINSAMGMEVVGQASTAAEAFRLIEKERPTVAVVDISLEDAHGLDLVQNIRAQFPEVLVVIFSMYDESVYAERAIRAGASGYLMKSEPTQSVVEAIRAVVRGEVYLSRRMASRILSKVAMGRAPGPGFAIDELTDREMAVFQMLGQGYTIDEITERLNLSRKTVETYRRRAKEKLGFDSVAELLQFAVQWTHAQGRGGKL; encoded by the coding sequence ATGATGCATTCCTTGCTACGAGAAAACACGGGCGCGCAGAGCGACCGCATCCGCGTGGTGATTGTCGACGACCACCCGGCCATTCGGGAGGCGCTCTCGGACACGATCAACAGCGCCATGGGCATGGAAGTCGTGGGGCAGGCCAGCACGGCCGCCGAGGCGTTCCGCCTGATCGAAAAAGAGCGTCCCACGGTGGCGGTCGTCGACATCTCGCTGGAGGATGCGCACGGCCTGGATCTGGTCCAGAACATCCGGGCACAGTTCCCCGAAGTGCTGGTTGTCATCTTTTCCATGTACGACGAGAGCGTCTATGCCGAGCGGGCCATCCGGGCCGGCGCTTCGGGCTACCTGATGAAGAGCGAGCCCACACAGAGTGTCGTGGAGGCCATCCGGGCCGTCGTGCGCGGTGAGGTCTACCTGAGCCGACGTATGGCCTCGCGCATTCTCAGCAAAGTGGCCATGGGACGGGCACCGGGGCCCGGCTTTGCCATCGACGAGCTGACCGACCGGGAGATGGCCGTCTTCCAGATGCTCGGCCAGGGCTACACGATCGACGAAATCACGGAGCGGCTGAACCTGAGTCGGAAGACGGTCGAGACCTACCGCCGCCGCGCCAAGGAAAAGCTCGGCTTCGACTCAGTGGCCGAATTGCTCCAGTTTGCCGTGCAGTGGACGCACGCGCAGGGACGGGGTGGCAAATTGTGA
- the wbaP gene encoding undecaprenyl-phosphate galactose phosphotransferase WbaP: MKELVLTEVGGDGRNGREAVEVTPVRKAAWSRPARYRRLYPRQFFSGLSLLGADLLILGGLTLLLQGWGAEVLGSVYPTFALATWVTAGLMLLGISLLGCYSTVVMHPAAELRRLTIVTGLVYALPVGSLLIATPLSAAHAVLLGGSWLAAVVVVPMGHLFARLLLARTEWWGVPVLVLATGGAGELAVHTMRRWPELGLRPVGVLSDHHPVGEMLGEVPVVGRIEDAPQAGLRLGVRHAIVALSGQSHREVLELLERYSRYFRQLFVLPENPGMIAFWSTARSFEGLLGYGVQHSYWNLRARVLKRAMDIVGASILLLLLSPLFAVVALLIKLDSPGPVFYRQMRMGRGGRCFPLLKFRTMYQDADRRLQELLRENPELREEYELFHKLRNDPRVTRVGRYLRRFSIDELPQLWNVLRGDLSLVGPRAYMPEERHEMDGMDRIILQKRPGVTGLWQVSGRNGLTFEDRVRMDVHYIHNWTPWLDLYILARTVPVVLTGEGAC; encoded by the coding sequence ATGAAGGAACTGGTACTGACAGAAGTGGGAGGAGACGGACGTAACGGTAGGGAAGCCGTTGAGGTAACGCCCGTCCGTAAAGCGGCCTGGTCGCGGCCGGCCCGCTATCGGCGCCTCTATCCGCGGCAGTTCTTCTCCGGACTTTCGTTGCTCGGAGCCGATCTGCTGATTCTGGGTGGTCTGACGCTGCTGCTGCAGGGATGGGGCGCGGAGGTGCTGGGAAGCGTGTACCCCACGTTCGCGCTGGCCACGTGGGTGACGGCCGGGCTGATGCTGCTGGGCATCAGCCTGCTGGGCTGCTACAGCACGGTGGTCATGCATCCGGCCGCCGAACTGCGACGGCTGACGATCGTGACGGGACTGGTCTATGCGCTTCCGGTGGGCAGTCTGCTGATCGCCACGCCGCTCAGTGCCGCGCACGCCGTGCTGCTGGGCGGGAGCTGGCTGGCGGCGGTGGTCGTGGTGCCCATGGGACACCTGTTTGCCCGCCTGCTGCTGGCCCGCACCGAGTGGTGGGGCGTGCCCGTACTGGTGCTGGCCACCGGCGGGGCCGGCGAACTGGCCGTGCACACCATGCGGCGCTGGCCCGAGCTGGGATTGCGGCCCGTCGGCGTGCTCTCGGATCACCACCCGGTGGGCGAGATGCTGGGCGAAGTACCGGTGGTCGGTCGCATCGAGGATGCGCCGCAGGCCGGACTCCGCCTGGGCGTGCGTCATGCCATCGTGGCGCTTTCCGGCCAGAGCCACCGCGAGGTGCTGGAACTCCTGGAACGTTACAGCCGCTACTTCCGGCAGCTCTTCGTGCTGCCCGAAAATCCGGGCATGATTGCCTTCTGGAGCACGGCCCGTTCGTTCGAAGGACTGCTCGGCTATGGCGTGCAGCACTCCTACTGGAACCTGCGCGCTCGCGTGCTCAAGCGGGCCATGGACATTGTGGGCGCTTCGATCCTGCTGCTGTTGCTGTCGCCGCTTTTCGCGGTGGTGGCCCTGCTGATCAAGCTCGACTCGCCCGGACCGGTCTTCTATCGTCAGATGCGCATGGGCCGGGGTGGCCGCTGCTTTCCGCTGCTGAAGTTTCGCACGATGTACCAGGACGCCGATCGTCGTCTGCAGGAACTGCTGCGCGAAAATCCGGAGCTGCGCGAGGAGTACGAGCTGTTTCACAAGCTGCGCAACGATCCGCGTGTAACCCGCGTAGGCCGTTACCTGCGGCGCTTCAGCATCGACGAGCTACCTCAGCTCTGGAACGTGTTGCGGGGCGATCTCAGTCTGGTGGGGCCGCGGGCCTACATGCCGGAAGAACGCCACGAAATGGACGGCATGGACCGCATTATCCTGCAGAAACGTCCCGGTGTGACCGGCCTGTGGCAGGTTTCCGGACGCAACGGGCTTACCTTCGAAGACCGCGTGCGCATGGATGTGCATTACATCCACAACTGGACGCCCTGGCTGGACCTGTACATCCTGGCGCGTACGGTGCCGGTCGTTTTGACCGGCGAAGGCGCTTGCTAA
- a CDS encoding response regulator transcription factor, with translation MMALEVLFQRSDPELKDTPRVRRGPIRIFVVDDHPAIQEALAATVSSEADLELVGSARTAAEGMKRIRALRPDVVVVDISLEDAHGLDLVHQIRAELPETQVIVFSMYDEVAYAERAIRAGAMGYVMKSESTQSVVEAIRTVMQGEVYLSHRMASRILSKVVRGRSVQPHVLSLDMLTDREMAVFQLLGQGYSIEEIMQRLNLSRKTVETYRRRAKEKLGFSSVGELLQFAVQWTYRHTRQE, from the coding sequence ATGATGGCTCTGGAAGTTTTATTCCAGCGCTCCGATCCGGAGCTAAAAGATACACCCCGTGTGCGGCGCGGACCCATTCGCATTTTCGTCGTGGACGATCATCCGGCTATTCAGGAAGCCCTTGCGGCCACGGTAAGCAGCGAGGCGGATCTGGAGCTGGTGGGAAGTGCGCGCACGGCCGCCGAGGGCATGAAGCGAATCCGAGCGTTGCGGCCGGACGTGGTGGTGGTGGACATCTCGCTGGAAGATGCGCACGGACTGGACCTGGTGCATCAGATTCGGGCCGAACTGCCCGAAACGCAGGTGATCGTCTTTTCTATGTACGACGAGGTGGCCTATGCCGAGCGGGCCATCCGAGCCGGCGCCATGGGCTACGTGATGAAGAGCGAATCGACGCAGAGCGTCGTGGAGGCCATCCGGACGGTCATGCAGGGCGAGGTGTACCTGAGCCACCGCATGGCCTCGCGCATTCTGAGCAAGGTGGTCCGGGGCCGAAGCGTCCAGCCGCATGTGCTGTCGCTTGATATGCTGACCGACCGGGAGATGGCCGTCTTTCAACTACTCGGGCAGGGCTATTCGATCGAGGAGATCATGCAGCGGTTGAACCTGAGTCGGAAGACGGTCGAGACCTACCGCCGCCGCGCCAAGGAAAAACTGGGCTTTTCGTCGGTCGGCGAGCTACTGCAGTTTGCGGTGCAGTGGACCTATCGGCATACCCGCCAGGAATAG
- the mtgA gene encoding monofunctional biosynthetic peptidoglycan transglycosylase, whose amino-acid sequence MRRLLKRLAQGIFFLLAFYYGLCTLALLAYRFWFPPITGVQLQRCIESWLAGESCRRTYLPRPRAQLSEQLACAVVAAEDTRFYTHWGFDWEALREAWEANRRQQRIRRGGSTLTQQLVKNLFMTTHRSYLRKAMEAPLTLLAELLLSKERILTLYLNVVEWGPGIYGAEAAARYHYGKPAHQLTRYEAAALAACLPAPLRRRPQQMGWYTSIILERMGLLGC is encoded by the coding sequence ATGCGCCGCCTGTTGAAACGACTGGCGCAAGGCATCTTTTTTCTGCTGGCTTTTTATTACGGACTATGTACGCTGGCCCTGCTGGCCTACCGCTTCTGGTTCCCGCCGATTACCGGAGTGCAACTGCAACGATGTATCGAGAGCTGGCTGGCGGGAGAGTCCTGCCGGCGCACCTATTTGCCGCGTCCGCGCGCACAGCTTTCCGAACAGCTGGCCTGCGCCGTCGTGGCGGCCGAAGATACACGCTTTTACACACACTGGGGCTTTGACTGGGAGGCATTGCGCGAAGCCTGGGAAGCCAACCGCCGCCAGCAACGCATCCGTCGCGGGGGTTCCACCCTCACGCAGCAGCTGGTCAAAAACCTGTTCATGACCACGCACCGTTCGTATCTGCGCAAAGCGATGGAAGCCCCGCTGACGCTCCTGGCGGAACTGCTTCTGTCCAAGGAACGCATACTGACGCTGTACCTGAACGTGGTGGAATGGGGGCCGGGCATTTACGGGGCGGAAGCAGCCGCCCGGTACCATTACGGTAAACCAGCCCACCAGCTCACCCGCTATGAAGCGGCAGCGCTGGCGGCCTGCCTGCCGGCTCCCCTTCGGCGCCGTCCCCAGCAGATGGGGTGGTACACCAGCATCATTCTGGAACGCATGGGCCTGCTGGGATGCTGA
- a CDS encoding glycosyltransferase family 4 protein, producing the protein MQVTGVRLNGAVQTDKQEGPEGRVALVHDWLPVYAGAERVLEQMLHLFPSADLFSLIEFLPPDQRTFLQGRPVQTSFIQRLPFARRAYRYYLPLAPLAIEQFDLRGYDLVISSSYVVAKGVLTTADQLHISYVHSPIRYAWDLYFQYLEQGGLVRGPKSWLARMILHYLRLYDATTASRPDMLVANSRHVACRIWKTYRRRARVIYPPVDTTAFGPDGAKDDYYVTVSRLVPYKRVDLIVQAFARMPKRKLVVIGDGPEMDRIARLATPNVELLGYQPFEVMRTYLQRARAFVFAAEEDFGIVPVEAMACGTPVIAYGRGGVRESVVEGETGLFFYEQTPEAICEAVERFERLAPSLSTERICLQAERFSVARFREAFGRLVSRALEQFSKRKQHVHSEVSL; encoded by the coding sequence ATGCAGGTCACAGGCGTCCGGTTGAACGGCGCGGTTCAAACCGATAAGCAGGAGGGGCCGGAGGGCCGCGTGGCGCTGGTCCATGACTGGCTCCCCGTCTATGCCGGCGCCGAGCGCGTGCTGGAGCAGATGCTGCATCTTTTCCCGAGCGCCGACCTGTTCAGCCTGATCGAATTTCTACCGCCCGACCAGCGGACCTTTCTGCAGGGACGGCCGGTGCAGACTTCGTTCATTCAGCGCCTGCCCTTTGCCCGACGGGCTTACCGCTACTACCTGCCGCTGGCACCCCTGGCCATCGAACAGTTCGACCTGCGCGGCTACGACCTGGTGATTTCGTCCAGCTACGTGGTGGCCAAGGGGGTGCTGACCACGGCCGACCAGCTTCATATCAGCTACGTACACAGCCCGATCCGTTATGCCTGGGACCTGTACTTTCAGTATCTGGAGCAGGGCGGTCTGGTGCGCGGGCCGAAAAGCTGGCTGGCCCGGATGATTCTGCACTACCTGCGGCTCTACGATGCCACGACGGCCAGCCGTCCGGACATGCTCGTGGCCAACTCGCGCCATGTGGCCTGTCGCATCTGGAAGACGTACCGCCGCCGCGCCCGGGTGATTTACCCGCCGGTCGACACGACCGCCTTCGGGCCGGACGGCGCAAAGGACGACTACTACGTGACCGTCTCGCGACTGGTCCCCTACAAGCGGGTGGACCTGATCGTGCAGGCTTTCGCCCGCATGCCGAAGCGCAAACTGGTGGTGATCGGTGACGGCCCGGAAATGGACCGGATCGCCCGGCTGGCCACCCCAAACGTCGAGCTGCTGGGCTACCAGCCCTTCGAGGTGATGCGCACCTATCTGCAGCGGGCGCGGGCGTTCGTCTTTGCAGCCGAGGAAGACTTCGGCATCGTGCCTGTCGAAGCGATGGCCTGTGGTACACCCGTCATCGCCTACGGGCGCGGGGGCGTGCGGGAATCCGTGGTCGAGGGCGAAACGGGGCTGTTCTTCTACGAGCAGACACCCGAAGCCATCTGCGAGGCGGTGGAACGCTTTGAGCGCCTGGCGCCGTCGCTGAGCACCGAGCGCATCTGCCTGCAGGCCGAACGGTTCTCCGTAGCGCGCTTCCGGGAAGCTTTCGGCCGACTGGTCTCGCGGGCGCTCGAGCAGTTTTCAAAGCGCAAGCAGCACGTCCATTCCGAAGTTTCGTTATGA